A genomic window from Balneola vulgaris DSM 17893 includes:
- a CDS encoding alkene reductase — MQLLESFQLASLSLTNRIVMGPMTRNRASEGNTPNDLMTTYYRQRSSAGLIITEATQISEQGIGYPNTPGIHTKEQIEGWKPINTAVHDEGSAIFLQLWHVGRVSHSDFHNGDLPVAPSAIPAEGKAFTPTGFKDFETPRALDTDEIPGIIEDFRQAGYNAKEAGFDGVELHAANGYLINQFLEDGSNTRDDQYGGSIEQRARLLFEALDALLETMDASQIGIRLSPNGYFNGMHDSNPQELYTYVLNKLSEYNLAYVHFVEEERPEGERYAHYPNNVLDTYGPAYNGNIIVCGNMTKEKGEALIEAGKADLIAFARDYISNPDLPTRFAEGIDLTPADQSTFYGGGAEGYTDYEFAMAPTV, encoded by the coding sequence ATGCAACTATTAGAATCCTTTCAACTAGCTTCACTTTCTCTAACAAACAGAATTGTGATGGGACCAATGACTAGAAATAGAGCCAGCGAAGGTAACACACCAAACGACTTAATGACCACCTATTACCGCCAGCGTTCGAGTGCTGGACTGATCATTACGGAAGCCACCCAGATTTCTGAACAAGGAATCGGATATCCGAATACCCCAGGGATCCATACTAAAGAACAAATTGAAGGCTGGAAGCCGATTAACACTGCTGTACACGATGAAGGCTCTGCCATTTTTCTTCAATTGTGGCATGTAGGTCGTGTTTCCCATTCTGATTTTCATAACGGCGACTTACCCGTAGCTCCATCGGCGATCCCTGCTGAAGGCAAAGCATTTACCCCAACAGGCTTCAAAGACTTTGAAACTCCTAGAGCACTAGATACGGATGAAATTCCAGGTATTATTGAAGACTTTCGCCAAGCTGGATACAATGCAAAAGAAGCAGGCTTTGACGGTGTAGAACTACATGCTGCAAACGGTTATTTAATTAATCAGTTTTTGGAAGATGGCTCCAATACTAGAGATGATCAATATGGTGGATCCATAGAACAAAGAGCCCGACTCTTATTCGAGGCATTGGATGCGTTGCTTGAAACTATGGATGCGAGCCAAATTGGAATCCGTCTTTCGCCAAATGGGTATTTTAATGGCATGCACGATTCGAACCCACAAGAGTTGTACACCTATGTATTGAATAAACTAAGTGAGTACAATCTTGCCTATGTTCATTTTGTGGAAGAAGAGCGACCTGAAGGCGAACGCTATGCTCACTATCCTAATAATGTATTAGACACTTACGGTCCAGCATACAACGGAAACATTATTGTATGTGGAAATATGACAAAGGAGAAAGGAGAGGCGTTGATTGAAGCTGGAAAAGCGGACCTTATTGCCTTTGCTCGAGATTATATTTCAAATCCTGATTTACCGACTCGGTTTGCGGAGGGCATAGACTTAACCCCTGCCGATCAATCTACGTTTTATGGGGGCGGCGCTGAAGGGTATACCGATTATGAGTTTGCAATGGCCCCTACGGTTTAG
- a CDS encoding DUF4900 domain-containing protein, with translation MGRSMLLLVSGLVILAGIIIASNNKRAGMLPGKSEKSVAEVQARNSSVSLITTAIEKLTIDNEWTGSLESGDLLPGEAELEVYDARSSSYPDGITVGEGGWDSYKILLYSKATYDGYEVITEVMMRRDSFSKYSYFSDIEKSTLLGGADIYFHSKDEITGPVHTNDAFHISGTPTFYGAVTSPSMWRSRNLLGDNPDFQSTTDFNSPVKNLPGATQISNLERSAKTEGLHFDRAIIALFQSNGSVNIYQYDYANNVWGSGVNYPASVHKGLISTSREAFVKGKVKGPITLHSKENMEILGDIEYVDDPRTNPNSTDLLGLVSEKNVIVDKNAHADNGSSDLTLHGSIMALGDSFVVEDYNRNGFKGNLNLLGGIIQKSRGPVGTFGSWTGDTGYAKKYNYDDRLRYSIPPHFPRESVFSILSWKDRVVNKDDELASN, from the coding sequence ATGGGACGTTCCATGTTATTACTGGTGAGTGGACTGGTTATTTTAGCCGGCATCATCATTGCATCTAACAACAAGAGAGCCGGTATGTTACCGGGCAAATCAGAGAAAAGCGTTGCTGAAGTTCAAGCACGTAACTCATCGGTAAGTTTAATCACAACGGCCATCGAGAAACTGACCATCGACAACGAATGGACAGGCAGTTTAGAGTCTGGAGATTTACTCCCAGGAGAGGCTGAGTTAGAAGTATATGATGCTAGAAGTTCTAGTTACCCTGACGGTATTACAGTGGGTGAAGGAGGCTGGGATTCTTATAAGATTTTACTATACAGTAAAGCCACGTATGATGGCTATGAAGTAATTACCGAAGTAATGATGCGCCGTGATTCCTTTTCAAAATACTCTTACTTCAGTGATATTGAAAAAAGTACGCTATTAGGTGGTGCCGATATTTATTTCCACAGTAAGGATGAGATTACAGGTCCTGTTCATACAAATGATGCTTTTCATATTTCTGGAACCCCTACTTTTTACGGAGCCGTAACAAGCCCAAGTATGTGGAGAAGTAGAAACCTTTTGGGAGATAACCCTGACTTCCAAAGTACTACAGACTTTAACTCGCCTGTTAAAAATCTGCCTGGAGCCACACAGATTTCAAACTTAGAACGAAGTGCTAAAACAGAAGGTCTCCATTTTGATAGAGCGATTATCGCATTATTTCAAAGTAATGGAAGTGTGAATATTTATCAGTACGATTATGCCAACAATGTATGGGGTAGTGGAGTTAATTATCCAGCTTCAGTACATAAAGGTTTAATATCTACTTCTCGTGAAGCCTTTGTGAAAGGGAAAGTGAAAGGACCGATCACTCTTCACTCTAAAGAAAATATGGAAATCTTGGGTGACATCGAATACGTGGATGATCCTCGAACCAATCCAAACTCCACTGATTTACTCGGTCTGGTAAGCGAGAAGAATGTAATTGTTGATAAAAATGCACATGCCGATAATGGATCCAGTGACCTGACTTTACACGGCTCAATTATGGCACTTGGAGATTCATTTGTAGTAGAGGATTATAACCGAAATGGTTTTAAAGGAAACCTGAACCTATTGGGTGGTATCATTCAAAAGAGTAGAGGTCCTGTAGGAACTTTTGGCAGTTGGACTGGAGACACGGGTTATGCAAAGAAGTATAACTATGATGACCGATTGAGGTATTCTATTCCGCCTCATTTCCCAAGAGAAAGTGTGTTTTCTATTCTTTCATGGAAAGATAGAGTTGTGAACAAAGACGATGAATTAGCATCTAATTAA
- a CDS encoding LytR/AlgR family response regulator transcription factor — protein MRCLIIEDEPIARNILKGYIEDVPHLELAGECENALEALEFLKNESVELLFLDINMPKLSGISFLKTLNNPSAVILTTAYAEFALESYDLGVIDYLLKPFSFERFLKAVQKVAQVSKPTLPNKTEGFLIVKCDGKTYNLKHSSIYYAESKGDYITLVNEEHTLTFNKTMKGLEEELGGHSFQRVHKSYLVNMEHVRFVEGNIIHIHTKEIPIGNHYKESFMNAFSRQ, from the coding sequence ATGCGTTGTTTAATCATTGAAGATGAACCCATCGCTCGAAATATACTTAAGGGGTATATAGAGGACGTGCCGCATCTTGAATTGGCAGGAGAATGTGAAAATGCATTGGAAGCTTTAGAATTTTTGAAAAATGAATCGGTGGAGCTTCTTTTTCTAGACATCAATATGCCAAAGTTAAGCGGGATAAGCTTTTTAAAGACATTGAATAATCCCTCAGCTGTGATTTTAACTACGGCCTATGCTGAATTTGCACTGGAGAGCTACGACTTAGGCGTGATCGATTATCTACTCAAACCTTTTTCATTTGAGCGGTTTTTAAAAGCGGTTCAAAAAGTAGCTCAAGTTTCTAAACCTACATTGCCGAATAAAACAGAAGGTTTTTTAATCGTTAAGTGCGATGGAAAAACCTATAACCTAAAGCACTCATCCATTTACTATGCAGAGTCGAAAGGGGACTACATAACCCTAGTAAATGAAGAGCACACCCTAACCTTCAATAAGACCATGAAGGGTTTAGAGGAGGAACTTGGAGGGCATTCATTTCAACGTGTGCACAAATCTTACCTCGTAAATATGGAGCATGTGCGATTTGTTGAAGGCAACATCATCCATATACACACAAAAGAAATACCCATCGGCAATCATTATAAAGAGAGCTTTATGAATGCCTTTTCAAGGCAGTAA